Below is a genomic region from Mesorhizobium sp. NZP2298.
CCAGCGGCACCATGCGGGCATCGACCCAGTCGGTGATGTGGACATCGGCATAGGGCAGCATGGATTCCACCGTGCCGCGCAGCAGCGTCGCGTAATGGCCCGACATCGGCGCCACGATCAAAAGCTTCGGATCCGGCTTGCGGCCGGCGGGCACCGCGCGTTCGAAGCGGACGAGATTGCAGAACGGCTTCGACCAGACGGTCTTTTCAGTGACCTCGACGCTCTTCCAGTCGACGACGGTCCTGCCGAGGCCGAAGGCGGGCTTGCCATAGCGGCGCGTGGTACGCTCGAACAGTTCGGCGCCCGCGGCGACCGAACGGCCCCAAGGCGTGTGCGCAATCGGATTGAGCGGGTTGGAGTAGAACATCCGCACCGCGTCGGCATAGAGCCGGGCCGGCTGCAGCGCCGCATGGTTCAATTCATAGAGCTGATAGAACATCGACAACCCCGCTGCTGCCTGCGACCGAAGGGACGACGAGCAGCGCCGAGCCTCAAATGTCTCGCGGCGAAGTTAACAACTAATTGCTGCGATGCAATACGTCACGTGGCGTGACCAATGGTTCTTTCGTCCAAAGGCTTGCAAATCCGCCCGGAATGGCGGAGCCGGCTCAGTGTGCGCTGCCGAAATGTGTAGGAAATATGTCTGGCCGCCGGACACCCGACCATGATCCCGAAAACTGGTTTGGGTTTTCGAAGGAGATCATGGTCCAGGGATAATCACATCAAACGCGTGCCATGCAGACCGAGGTATGGCCGGAACCGATGAAGCCGAGCTGGCCGGCGGCACCCTTCGACAGGTCGAGCACGCGTCCGCGAATGAACGGGCCGCGATCGTTGATGCGCACGATGACGCTTTTGCCATTGTTCTGGTTGGTGACCCGCAATTTGGTGCCGAAAGGCAAGGTGCGGTGGGCGGCGGTCATCGCCGAAGGGTTCATGCGCTCGCCCGATGCGGTTTTCGAGTGCAGCGCGTACCACGAAGCGCGGCCGCACTGGCCGGCGGCGGCGGTTGCCGAAGTGGCGGAAGCGCCGACCATCAGGCCAGCAGCGATCGTTACCGCGACAAGCGCGGTCTGGTTTAGGTTCTTCATCTT
It encodes:
- a CDS encoding septal ring lytic transglycosylase RlpA family protein: MKNLNQTALVAVTIAAGLMVGASATSATAAAGQCGRASWYALHSKTASGERMNPSAMTAAHRTLPFGTKLRVTNQNNGKSVIVRINDRGPFIRGRVLDLSKGAAGQLGFIGSGHTSVCMARV